The Rhodopirellula halodulae genome includes the window TGTTGACCATTCCTCCGTGCCGCTCGACGATCTCCACCGCGGATTCGAAAAACAGATTCAACGCATCCACGACCTGCGCCGCGGGCATGTTGGAGGATTGTCGGGTGAAGTTGCGAACGTCGACAAACATCACCGTGATGTTTTGCTCTTGGCCACTGGAACCGTCACTTTGAGACATGATTTGACGAGCGGCCTCGCGTCCCACGTGTCGACCAAAAGTCTCCTGCAATTTTTCGCGATGCTGCAAACCTTCGACCATGCGATTGAAGCGTTCGATCAGCAGCCCAAAGTCATCGCTGCGAAGCAAGTTGACTCGCACGTCCAAGTTGCCTCCCGCGACCGAAGAAGCCGCCCGCTGCAACTGGGTGACGGGAGACGCGACCCAACGACCAAGCATCCAACTGGTGATCAATCCAAAAGCGATCGCGACGACTCCCACGGTGACGCCAAACATCGGCGAAAGGTTGGCTGCGTCCGGAACGATCAACAGCAGCACCAATGAAACCACCGGGCAGACTACCGCAGAGAATGCCCACAAAATGCCGCGCATTCGGATGCTCAGAGGGACAGCACCCGGCGTGCTGGCGGGGTTGGCGTCTTGGAAGAACACCGGAAACAAAGTGGCTTGGGTGGCTAACTCGACCGCGAAGAAACTCTGCGTGACTGCGATCAGCGATGCGATCACGAATGACGTGACCAAGTGGCCGATGACCAATCCGGACAATGGTTCCCCCGCGGAAGCAATTGCAAGCGGAAAGACGGGGATGCAGGACAACCATCCGATCGCGGCGACCAGCAGAAACCACCACGGCAGATGGAGCACGCGTCGGCGACCCGCGGCGAGTCGGTCGGCGTCCACCGGCATTTGATTCAGCAGGGCTCGGTGAAGAGGTCGCAGTCGCCATAACGGGACGACATAGCAGGCGATCGCCACGGGATACACGAAGAGGTTGAAGACCTGCCAGCAGGCATGGAAACGATCCATTTGCGCCGGGGACAGTAGCGGTTGGATCTGAGTTTGGTTGTAGAGAATGTTGAAGACACTGCCGATCAAATTCGCGACGATTGGCGACAGTCCGACCAGCAACAGCGAGTGCCGTTGGGGCCAGGTCCAATCTCTCGCGGGGGGCCGGTCGGATGAATTTGGCAGCGTCATGCCAGGTGGCTCGGAGGATAAATGCTCCAACGAAATGACCCGCGAGTGACAAAGGCTCGTCGGCGGACCGTTCGGATGGAGAAGTGTGTCGGATGTGTTCTTGGTGGCGTCCGGGGATGATTCTCGTGGTGAACGGAAGTCGCCGGTGTTTGGCCCTTTATAATTGTTTTCGCCCCTCATAATTGGGTGCGTGAATTGCTATGGTGGAGCCGTCGAACTTCACCACCGAATCTGAATTTCCCCAAACATCTTGCTCCGAGGTTCCCCATGTCCCTTTTGAATCGGTCGATTTTGCTTTGCCGTCCCGCGTTGGTCTTCGGTTTGGCCGCGATGCTGAGTTTCTCGGCTGGCAACTTTGCTGGTGCGGAAGAAGCTGTCGCCGACAAGCCCGTTGTGGTGGATGTGTTTGGTGCCGGCACGTTGGAAGTGCCCGCTGAATTCAAAAAGACGACGCCCAAGAGCCGGATCTTGGAACATGAATTTGAAGTGAAAGAAGGCGAGGCGGAAGACGCACCCGCAGCTCGGTTGACCATGATGGCGGCCGGTGGCGACATTCAGGCCAACTTGGACCGATGGAAGATGCAGTTCAGCGGTTCGGACAAAAAGGTCGGTGAAGCCGAAGAAAAGAAGGTGGGCGATTGGTCGACCCACGTGATCGAAGTCTCCGGCGACTTCAGCGAGCGAATGGGCGGCGGTCCGTTTTCCGGCGGCCGAACGGTTCAGCGAAAAGACTATGGCATGTTGGGAGCGATCATCGTTCATCCCGAAGGCCGCAAATACTTCGTCAAAATGATCGGTCCGCAATCGGTGATCGAAGCGAACCGAGATGCCTTCAAAGAGATGATTGCCACGATTGGCAAATAACGCTGAAATGCTTCGTCTCGGTGTCGTTGAGTGACGACGCCGAAGGCGAAGCTCGCCATTCCATTCCTCGGGCACACCCCACGGACATTGTTGTTTTGAACACGCAAGGTTTTCTGGAACACCACGGCATCGCTCGCAATCCCTTTGCGGAAGAAGATGCGCAAACCGACCCGGTATTCAAGCAACACTGCATCGAGAACGCCTACCATCCCGCTTGGGACAAGGTGTACGGCGATCCGACCGAGCCCGCGACAGCGATCATTTTCGGGCCCAAGGGCAGCGGAAAGACCGCGATGCGTCTGCAGATTGACCGGCATTTGGTGCACTTCAACGAGCAGAATCCCGACGGCCGCGTTTACATCATCCGCTACGACGACTTCAATCCGTTTCTCGATCACTTTTGTGAACGTTTGGGACGGCGAGCGGCACGCAAACCTGAAAAGGCTCTGGATGCGTGGCGATTGTGGGATCACATGGATGCGATCCTTTGCTTGGGCGTGACCGAACTGATCGACCAGGTGTTGATGGAAAGCGATTCCCATCGTCCGAAAAAAGACAACGGCAATCGCATCGACACGGCCAAGTTGTCGCGGTTGGATCGCAACGACGCTCGCGACTTGCTGCTGTTGGCGGCATCATACGATCAGTCCACTTCGTCGACATTTTCCGGGCGATTTGAACAACTCCGCAAGCGTTTGAGCTACGGCAATTGGACAGCGTCGCTGGATTTCTGGTTTGCCAGCGTTTGGTGCGTGCTGGTCGTGCTCATTTTCGGATGGCTGTTCTGGAACTCAGCCGAT containing:
- a CDS encoding adenylate/guanylate cyclase domain-containing protein, whose amino-acid sequence is MTLPNSSDRPPARDWTWPQRHSLLLVGLSPIVANLIGSVFNILYNQTQIQPLLSPAQMDRFHACWQVFNLFVYPVAIACYVVPLWRLRPLHRALLNQMPVDADRLAAGRRRVLHLPWWFLLVAAIGWLSCIPVFPLAIASAGEPLSGLVIGHLVTSFVIASLIAVTQSFFAVELATQATLFPVFFQDANPASTPGAVPLSIRMRGILWAFSAVVCPVVSLVLLLIVPDAANLSPMFGVTVGVVAIAFGLITSWMLGRWVASPVTQLQRAASSVAGGNLDVRVNLLRSDDFGLLIERFNRMVEGLQHREKLQETFGRHVGREAARQIMSQSDGSSGQEQNITVMFVDVRNFTRQSSNMPAAQVVDALNLFFESAVEIVERHGGMVNKFLGDGFMAIFGVGSQTELHGPRAVTAGCELACVVDSLQDRMLDAGWNEFAIGIGINTGIAVVGCIGSPKRQEYTAIGDTVNIASRVESLTKPLNRVLLITQSTRDSLPDSFEVQTLPDQTVKGKTTAVAVYAIIPSTTTNASNCQTLPKQVPDRQPSLVQHSDDATAGTNADRVD